From the genome of Lotus japonicus ecotype B-129 chromosome 6, LjGifu_v1.2, one region includes:
- the LOC130722262 gene encoding uncharacterized protein LOC130722262 → MARRVETRNESGLTRVVESVFAFVRHAEFEILFFLFFFIAYLLFKDITSRPEYNQMFVKKPGGPEFWPF, encoded by the exons ATGGCGAGGCGAGTCGAGACTCGGAATGAATCGGGATTGACTCGGGTGGTTGAATCGGTCTTCGCCTTTGTGAGACACGCAGAGTTTGAGAtcctcttcttccttttcttcttcatcgcTTATCTTCTCTTCAAAGACATC ACCTCAAGGCCTGAGTACAATCAAATGTTTGTAAAGAAGCCTGGTGGACCAGAATTTTGGCCTTTTTAG
- the LOC130722261 gene encoding psbQ-like protein 3, chloroplastic, with protein MVLRSFILQPNLTHLLPTCKFCVKPSFQHSQQKEFSLKISRRVGVLAAMASLILGGEGIFSSQSAYASEFAFMAPDLTVEEAQNGAKVHAQDLLQVRELLGAESWKAAQRALRQSSALLRKDLYAIIQSKPGSERPQLRNLFSILFNNVSRLDYAARDKDVPEIWRRYENIVVAVNDILSIL; from the exons ATGGTGTTGAGATCATTCATCCTGCAACCCAACTTGACCCACTTGCTTCCAACATGCAAATTCTGTGTCAAACCTTCTTTCCAGCATTCCCAGCAGAAGGAATTTTCACTGAAAATCAGTAGAAGGGTGGGGGTTTTGGCAGCTATGGCTTCCTTGATTTTGGGTGGAGAGGGCATTTTTAGTTCACAGAGTGCATATGCATCTGAATTTGCATTTATGGCCCCTGATCTGACAGTTGAAGAGGCACAGAATGGAGCCAAGGTTCATGCACAAGATTTGTTACAAGTTAGAGAGCTGTTAGGGGCAGAGTCATGGAAAGCAGCACAAAGGGCATTGAGACAAAGTTCTGCACTCCTGAGGAAGGACTTATATGCCATTATCCAAAGCAAGCCTGGAAGTGAGAGGCCCCAACTAAGAAATCTCTTTTCTATTCTCTTCAACAATGTTTCTAGA CTAGATTATGCAGCAAGGGACAAAGATGTACCGGAAATCTGGCGGCGTTACGAGAACATTGTTGTAGCTGTGAATGACATTTTATCCATACTCTAA